A single genomic interval of Spirosoma taeanense harbors:
- a CDS encoding sensor histidine kinase, translated as MPIDLSPETSQSALSGRPVLLPARQWWYVFGAFAWTVPIGNYILLGDRYWTDWRLLITATVFLYTFYAFAIFACGWVANQTEKRYSEVSQTLYRMGVMFGGVLAVTLLTICLTLLAYAFIPLLSIAITPELWSNLLRLGFIFDLLFCLAHGCLFLLGKWREKQMEKEGLQRLQIENQLDALKTQVNPHFLFNSLNSLSSLIGEDAQRAEKFVDALAHVYRYMLRRDPVDDPGRDRDLATLEDELRFATSYAYLLTTRYGTGISFRFNVDMAYRDCYLPRLTLQTLIDNATRHNTISPDRPLCIEISTANTGRLLVRNNRQIRVRRVDGGQGSLSALIVRYQLLGKRIPSIAENESHFSVWLPLIPSRQAITA; from the coding sequence GCAATGGTGGTATGTCTTTGGGGCCTTTGCCTGGACGGTGCCAATTGGAAATTACATTCTTCTGGGCGACCGGTACTGGACCGACTGGCGGTTGCTGATAACCGCTACGGTGTTTTTGTATACCTTCTATGCCTTTGCCATCTTTGCCTGCGGATGGGTAGCCAACCAGACCGAAAAGCGCTACTCAGAGGTTAGCCAGACGCTCTATCGAATGGGAGTTATGTTCGGAGGAGTGCTGGCCGTTACGCTCCTGACAATCTGCCTGACCTTACTGGCTTATGCATTCATTCCGCTGCTTTCCATCGCAATCACTCCCGAATTGTGGAGCAATCTGTTGCGGCTGGGTTTTATCTTCGACCTGCTGTTCTGCCTGGCGCACGGCTGTCTGTTTCTGCTGGGCAAATGGCGCGAAAAGCAGATGGAAAAAGAAGGTCTGCAGCGGCTCCAGATTGAAAATCAGCTCGATGCGCTCAAAACGCAGGTCAATCCGCACTTTCTGTTCAATAGCCTGAACTCGCTTTCTTCCCTGATTGGGGAGGACGCACAACGCGCCGAAAAGTTCGTTGATGCGCTGGCGCACGTCTATCGGTATATGCTGCGTAGAGATCCGGTTGATGACCCCGGCCGCGACCGTGATCTGGCGACACTCGAAGACGAGCTGCGGTTCGCCACTTCCTACGCGTATTTGCTCACTACACGCTACGGAACCGGCATTTCGTTCCGCTTCAACGTGGATATGGCATATCGGGACTGTTACTTGCCCCGGTTAACGCTCCAGACCTTGATTGATAACGCAACCCGACACAATACTATCAGCCCGGACCGGCCCCTGTGTATTGAGATCAGTACGGCCAACACCGGGCGTTTGCTGGTGCGCAACAACCGGCAGATCCGGGTGCGCCGGGTTGATGGCGGGCAGGGAAGTCTGTCGGCGCTGATTGTCCGGTATCAGTTACTGGGTAAACGCATTCCGTCCATTGCTGAAAACGAATCGCATTTTTCAGTCTGGTTACCGCTTATTCCGTCCAGACAGGCCATCACTGCATGA
- a CDS encoding sensor histidine kinase — MKTIMDIVLRWPPWISLRSRQVYWLLMPCLSVVVTYSLFGPLLTTHIGLFGLALLQAAVVITAMFTVYDPVLRLITRRYPNLSQTPQRVLLNAAFLFLFTSLIEQVVFYAYVQSGLLPAAYGTGQLLSLFVYGRVGNIVTIFLYESLYTMRRWQENLAESEQLKKANLQSQFESLKNQVNPHFLFNSLNSLSSLIADEPDKAEQFVDEMAKVYRYLLQTNQSQLTTLSAELEFVDSYYHLLKTRYQAGIELQVDVAPDYYLYRLPPLTLQMLLENAVKHNIIQANRPLTLEIKTRPAESGSSPEGAAELLVRNNLQRKNTRTLSNQVGLSNIEAKYRLLAQNEPIVGEADGYFSVILPLLTPLNHERADR; from the coding sequence ATGAAGACGATTATGGACATAGTGCTCCGGTGGCCGCCCTGGATCAGCCTACGCAGTCGGCAGGTGTATTGGCTGTTGATGCCTTGCCTGAGCGTGGTTGTGACCTATTCCCTTTTCGGGCCCCTGCTGACTACGCATATTGGGCTATTTGGGCTGGCCCTGCTGCAGGCTGCAGTGGTGATTACCGCCATGTTTACAGTTTACGACCCGGTGCTTCGTCTGATTACCCGCCGGTATCCGAATCTGTCGCAGACGCCCCAGCGGGTGCTGCTCAATGCCGCCTTCTTATTCCTATTTACGTCGCTGATCGAGCAGGTTGTGTTTTATGCTTACGTCCAGTCGGGGCTGCTGCCCGCAGCTTACGGGACTGGCCAACTGCTGAGCCTGTTTGTTTACGGGCGGGTCGGCAACATTGTTACTATTTTTCTTTACGAAAGCCTGTACACGATGCGCCGGTGGCAGGAAAACCTGGCGGAGTCTGAGCAGTTGAAAAAAGCCAATCTGCAAAGTCAGTTCGAAAGTCTGAAAAATCAGGTCAACCCTCACTTTCTGTTCAATAGCCTGAACTCGCTTTCGTCGCTGATTGCCGACGAACCCGACAAGGCAGAGCAGTTCGTGGATGAAATGGCCAAGGTGTACCGTTACCTGCTTCAGACTAATCAGTCGCAACTCACGACGCTGTCTGCCGAGCTGGAGTTCGTTGACTCGTATTATCACCTGCTGAAAACGCGCTACCAGGCCGGTATTGAACTACAGGTCGACGTAGCGCCGGATTACTACCTGTACCGGCTGCCGCCCCTGACCCTGCAGATGCTGCTGGAAAATGCTGTTAAACACAACATAATCCAAGCGAACCGACCGCTTACGCTGGAAATCAAAACCCGGCCCGCCGAATCTGGTAGTTCGCCGGAAGGAGCCGCCGAACTGCTGGTTCGTAACAACCTTCAGCGCAAAAACACCCGAACCCTGTCTAATCAGGTGGGCTTGTCTAATATTGAGGCTAAATACCGACTGCTGGCTCAGAATGAGCCGATTGTGGGGGAGGCCGATGGTTATTTTAGTGTTATCTTACCCCTGTTAACCCCGCTTAATCATGAACGTGCTGATCGTTGA
- a CDS encoding LytR/AlgR family response regulator transcription factor, which translates to MNVLIVEDEDLAVRKLQKLVAEVDPTLSIAGVTASIEDTVDWLEKHQTTNAPDLIFMDIELADGQSFEIFERVNVQSTVIFTTSYDEYALQAFKVNSIDYLLKPIQKEDLQRSLKKFRDLRGNGPAAETPALNLDKLLRELQLGQQPKDYRKRFLVRQGQRLLSVETSEISYFFTDERFSFFRTHNNQKFLVDYTLDELADSLDPSNFYRINRSVIVTHRSVDQMQPYFGNRLALTLRPGFDKEAIVSREKVTEFKKWMGK; encoded by the coding sequence ATGAACGTGCTGATCGTTGAGGACGAAGACCTGGCTGTCCGTAAACTGCAGAAATTAGTAGCCGAAGTAGATCCTACCCTCTCGATTGCGGGAGTAACGGCGAGCATTGAAGATACCGTAGACTGGCTGGAAAAGCATCAGACGACCAATGCGCCGGACCTGATCTTCATGGATATTGAACTGGCCGACGGGCAGAGTTTTGAGATATTTGAGCGGGTGAACGTACAGAGCACGGTCATTTTTACGACTTCTTATGATGAATACGCCCTGCAGGCCTTTAAGGTTAATAGCATTGATTACCTGCTGAAACCCATTCAGAAAGAAGATCTGCAGCGGAGCCTGAAAAAGTTTCGCGATCTGCGCGGTAATGGCCCCGCGGCCGAAACCCCGGCGCTCAACCTCGATAAACTCTTGCGTGAACTGCAGTTAGGCCAGCAGCCGAAAGATTACCGCAAGCGATTCCTGGTTCGGCAGGGGCAGCGGCTGCTTTCGGTCGAAACGAGCGAAATCTCTTATTTCTTTACCGATGAGCGATTCAGCTTTTTCCGAACGCATAACAACCAGAAGTTTCTGGTGGATTACACCCTCGACGAACTGGCTGATTCGCTCGATCCCTCAAACTTCTATCGAATCAATCGGAGCGTCATCGTTACCCACCGGTCGGTTGATCAGATGCAGCCGTATTTTGGTAACCGCCTGGCCCTGACGCTTCGCCCGGGGTTCGATAAGGAAGCCATCGTTAGCCGGGAAAAAGTGACCGAGTTTAAAAAATGGATGGGGAAATAG